One window from the genome of Magnolia sinica isolate HGM2019 chromosome 4, MsV1, whole genome shotgun sequence encodes:
- the LOC131242525 gene encoding beta-1,3-galactosyltransferase 7-like, with the protein MKSRNNERVSATWILILCILCFALGMLFTNRVSAPPESNNQIISRQRKEQELLVVSEERETKRTLGKDKDIMGEVFKTHEAIQSLDKTISTLQMELAAARSSQEMVGLGNSPVASDSREATRKKAFIVIGINTAFSSRKRRDSVRETWMPQGEKLQQLEREKGIVVRFMIGHSATSSSILDRAIDSEEAQHNDFLRLEHVEGYHELSAKTKIFFSTAVAKWDAEFYVKVDDDVHVNLGMLAATLARHRSKPRVYIGCMKSGPVLAQKNVKYHEPEYWKFGEEGNKYFRHATGQIYAISKDLATYISINRPILHKYANEDVSLGAWFIGLEVEQIDDRNMCCGTPPDCEWKAQAGNVCIASFDWSCSGICKSVEKIKDVHARCGEGDGAVWSALF; encoded by the exons atgaagagccGGAACAACGAGAGAGTATCGGCGACATGGATTCTCATTCTCTGCATATTATGCTTCGCTCTCGGAATGCTGTTTACAAacag GGTATCGGCCCCACCAGAATCGAATAATCAGATCATCTCGCGGCAGAGGAAAGAGCAGGAGCTACTGGTGGTCTCTGAGGAACGTGAGACGAAGAGG ACTCTTGGGAAAGATAAAGATATTATGGGGGAGGTTTTCAAGACCCATGAAGCAATTCA ATCTTTGGACAAGACAATTTCCACGCTTCAGATGGAGCTGGCTGCTGCTCGGAGTTCTCAGGAGATGGTGGGCCTTGGCAATTCTCCTGTAGCCTCGGACTCTCGTGAGGCCACGAGGAAGAAGGCATTCATTGTGATTGGAATTAATACCGCCTTTAGCAGCAGGAAGAGGCGGGATTCAGTCAGAGAGACTTGGATGCCTCAAG GAGAAAAGCTCCAACAACTCGAGCGAGAGAAGGGAATTGTCGTTCGGTTCATGATTGGCCACAG TGCTACATCCAGCAGCATTTTAGATCGGGCAATCGATTCAGAAGAGGCTCAGCACAATGACTTTCTTAGGCTG GAGCATGTTGAAGGGTATCATGAATTATCTGCAAAAACAAAGATCTTTTTCTCTACTGCAGTTGCCAAATGGGATGCGGAGTTCTACGTCaaggtggatgatgatgttcatGTCAATTTAG GTATGCTAGCTGCAACTCTTGCCAGACACAGGTCAAAGCCCAGAGTGTACATAGGGTGTATGAAATCTGGACCAGTTCTTGCACAAAA GAATGTCAAGTACCATGAACCTGAATACTGGAAATTTGGAGAGGAAGGTAACAAATACTTCCGGCATGCAACTGGGCAGATTTATGCTATCTCAAAAGATTTGGCTACATACATATCAATCAATCG GCCGATTTTACACAAGTACGCGAATGAAGATGTGTCGCTTGGTGCTTGGTTTATTGGATTGGAAGTCGAACAAATTGATGATCGGAACATGTGTTGCGGAACTCCGCCTG ATTGTGAGTGGAAGGCACAAGCAGGGAATGTGTGTATTGCATCCTTTGATTGGAGTTGCAGTGGCATCTGCAAATCGGTGGAGAAGATAAAGGATGTTCATGCAAGGTGTGGTGAGGGAGATGGAGCTGTTTGGAGTGCTTTGTTCTGA